Proteins from a genomic interval of Nocardia sp. BMG51109:
- a CDS encoding ABC transporter permease — MTDVLIKEESDRTAVAGGVRPAREEVVSARPRRRFGRAVVPTLAVTVLLVIVLWALFPSLFAHQDPFDGVTAEKFQGPSARHLFGTDNLGRDIFSRTVHGTRSSLLTAVIAVAIALVAGSLLGLTGGYFRGAIDAVIGRFTDALLAVPSFLLAMVVVTSLGFSTTNAAIATGISAVAIFARLMRSEVLRVTSLNYVESSRLVGCGPLTVLFVHVLPNVYRSVIALAVLQFGMALIVIAGLAYLGYGNPPPAPDWGILVSDGKNYMDRHWWIVFFPGLVIIVTCLSLNRASRLLAVTR; from the coding sequence ATGACCGATGTGCTGATCAAGGAGGAGTCCGACCGCACCGCTGTCGCGGGCGGCGTCCGACCCGCGCGGGAGGAGGTGGTCTCCGCCCGTCCGCGACGGCGATTCGGGCGGGCGGTGGTGCCGACGCTCGCGGTGACCGTGCTGCTGGTCATCGTGCTCTGGGCACTGTTCCCGTCGCTGTTCGCGCACCAGGACCCGTTCGACGGCGTGACGGCCGAGAAGTTCCAGGGCCCGAGCGCGCGACACCTGTTCGGCACCGACAACCTGGGCCGCGACATCTTCAGCCGCACCGTGCACGGCACCCGGAGCTCGCTGCTCACCGCGGTGATCGCCGTGGCGATCGCGCTTGTCGCGGGGTCGCTGCTCGGTCTGACCGGCGGCTACTTCCGCGGCGCCATCGATGCGGTGATCGGCCGGTTCACCGACGCGCTGCTCGCCGTTCCCAGCTTCCTGCTGGCCATGGTGGTGGTCACCTCGCTGGGCTTCAGCACGACGAACGCGGCGATCGCGACGGGAATCTCCGCGGTGGCGATCTTCGCGCGGTTGATGCGTTCGGAGGTGTTGCGCGTGACGAGCCTGAACTACGTGGAATCGTCGCGGCTGGTGGGCTGCGGGCCGTTGACGGTGCTGTTCGTGCACGTGCTGCCGAACGTCTATCGCAGCGTGATCGCCTTGGCCGTACTGCAATTCGGCATGGCGCTGATCGTCATCGCCGGCCTGGCCTATCTGGGGTACGGCAACCCGCCCCCCGCGCCCGACTGGGGCATCCTCGTGTCCGACGGCAAGAACTACATGGACCGGCACTGGTGGATCGTGTTCTTCCCCGGCCTGGTGATCATCGTGACCTGCCTGTCGCTGAACCGGGCGAGCCGGCTGCTGGCGGTGACCCGATGA
- a CDS encoding ABC transporter ATP-binding protein, whose product MSEGNGAALLSVRNLSVSYPGGAAPTVEDVSFDVAPGETLALIGQSGSGKSTIANAVLRLLSHVGARVSGVVGFDGRDLLTMSAKEFRALRGRRLGYVPQDPSHSLNPVRTVGAQLAESLGHRDLLGVRLLGRDARRARAAYREQVVDLLSRVHLPDPVVVAGRYPHELSGGMLQRVLIANAIAGNPSLIVADEPTSALDVTVQQSILELLDSLKNELGVGLLFVTHDLALAAQRSDSVIALEGGRIQEHGPAAELLRTPRSDTARRLLADVPALAPGKYAETRRRRTATHDRRETALEVTGLVKTFGKGASAITAVDGVSFAVPRATTHALVGESGSGKSTIGRIIMRLEQQDSGQVSLGGAAVSATGRRELKQLRRNLQLVYQNPFTSLDPARSIDYLVAEPLVRHRIGTRSERAERARALLDLVGLGAKSAAGLTTGRLSGGQRQRVAIARALALEPRLLILDEPTSALDVSVQTRILDLLAELQERLGLTYLFISHDLGVVRQFADTVSVIRRGTLVEHGTAAEILEAPREEYTRRLVASVPWYAGAPASGNRSSAD is encoded by the coding sequence ATGAGCGAGGGCAACGGCGCGGCCCTGCTGTCCGTGCGGAACCTGTCGGTGAGCTATCCCGGTGGCGCCGCGCCGACGGTCGAGGACGTGTCCTTCGACGTGGCGCCCGGCGAAACCCTCGCCCTGATCGGCCAGTCGGGCTCGGGCAAGTCGACCATAGCGAACGCGGTGCTGCGGCTGCTGTCGCACGTCGGCGCGCGGGTGAGCGGTGTGGTCGGATTCGACGGCCGGGACCTGCTCACGATGAGCGCCAAGGAATTTCGCGCGCTGCGCGGGCGGCGCCTGGGCTATGTTCCGCAGGATCCGTCCCATTCGCTGAATCCGGTGCGCACCGTGGGAGCGCAGCTCGCCGAGAGCCTCGGGCACCGGGATCTGCTCGGCGTCCGGCTCCTCGGCCGCGACGCGCGTCGCGCGCGGGCCGCCTACCGGGAGCAGGTGGTCGACCTGCTGAGCCGGGTACATCTGCCCGACCCGGTCGTGGTCGCCGGCCGGTATCCGCACGAGCTGTCGGGCGGCATGCTGCAGCGCGTGCTGATCGCCAACGCCATCGCCGGGAACCCGTCGCTGATCGTCGCCGACGAGCCGACCTCGGCACTGGATGTGACTGTGCAGCAGTCGATTCTGGAGCTGCTGGACTCGCTGAAGAACGAGCTGGGCGTCGGGCTCCTGTTCGTCACCCACGATCTCGCCCTGGCGGCGCAGCGGTCCGATTCGGTCATCGCGCTGGAGGGCGGGCGCATCCAGGAGCACGGCCCGGCCGCGGAGCTACTGCGCACTCCGCGATCGGACACCGCCCGGCGCCTGCTCGCCGACGTTCCGGCCCTGGCGCCCGGCAAATACGCCGAGACCCGGCGACGGCGCACGGCCACACACGATCGTCGCGAGACGGCCCTCGAGGTGACCGGTCTGGTGAAGACCTTCGGCAAGGGCGCGTCGGCGATCACCGCGGTCGACGGCGTGTCCTTCGCGGTGCCGCGCGCGACCACGCACGCGCTGGTCGGGGAGTCCGGTTCGGGCAAGTCCACCATCGGCCGGATCATCATGCGCCTGGAGCAGCAGGACAGCGGGCAGGTCTCGCTCGGCGGGGCCGCGGTGTCGGCGACCGGGAGGCGGGAGCTGAAGCAGCTGCGGCGCAATCTGCAACTGGTGTACCAGAACCCGTTCACCTCGCTGGATCCGGCGCGCAGCATCGACTACCTCGTCGCCGAACCGCTGGTGCGCCATCGGATCGGCACCCGGTCCGAGCGCGCCGAGCGGGCCCGCGCACTGCTCGACCTGGTCGGTCTCGGCGCCAAATCGGCGGCCGGGCTCACCACGGGCCGGCTGTCCGGCGGTCAGCGCCAGCGGGTGGCGATCGCCCGGGCACTGGCGCTCGAGCCGCGGCTGCTCATCCTCGACGAGCCGACCTCGGCGCTGGACGTGTCGGTCCAGACCCGGATCCTCGACCTGCTGGCCGAACTCCAGGAACGACTGGGGCTGACCTACCTGTTCATCTCCCACGATCTCGGCGTCGTCCGGCAGTTCGCGGACACCGTCAGCGTCATTCGGCGGGGAACGCTGGTGGAGCACGGCACCGCGGCCGAGATCCTGGAGGCCCCGCGGGAGGAGTACACCAGGCGCCTGGTCGCCTCGGTGCCCTGGTACGCCGGGGCGCCGGCCTCGGGGAATCGGTCCTCGGCGGATTGA